One genomic region from Streptomyces sp. NBC_01431 encodes:
- a CDS encoding ATP-binding protein has product MADHLEESVTLPSEPASVSAARRYVAEVLTDWGLPTDAETADTVRLIVSELATNAVQHTFGQSPTFTVDVQLERAEELRVGVTDSHPRWPKRLPAAVQQDNGRGMVIIRWLAAECGGRLSVAPTADGGKTVWIALPWAAAVQSG; this is encoded by the coding sequence ATGGCAGACCATCTCGAAGAATCAGTCACTCTGCCGAGCGAACCCGCCTCGGTCTCCGCGGCACGGCGCTACGTCGCCGAGGTTCTCACCGATTGGGGTCTGCCCACCGATGCCGAGACCGCCGACACGGTACGGCTCATCGTCTCCGAGCTCGCCACCAACGCCGTGCAGCACACCTTCGGCCAGTCACCCACCTTCACCGTGGACGTCCAGCTGGAACGCGCGGAGGAACTGCGGGTCGGGGTGACCGACAGTCATCCGCGCTGGCCGAAACGATTGCCCGCCGCGGTCCAGCAGGACAACGGCCGGGGCATGGTGATCATCCGCTGGCTCGCGGCCGAGTGCGGCGGCCGGCTCTCGGTCGCTCCCACCGCGGACGGCGGCAAGACGGTCTGGATCGCCCTGCCATGGGCGGCGGCGGTGCAGAGCGGCTAG
- a CDS encoding C40 family peptidase: MTAQTYVPSHVPAVLLRLGTVTALTLAVVGGSLLAPGATPDAMAAAIAAKALHVAESKKGSPYQYGAAGPHRFDCSGLTLYSFKQAGRKLPRSAQQQYNSSRHVGASARKAGDLVFFHSGGHVYHVGIYAGDGKIWHSPKTGAVVRLERIWSHRVWYGRVG; the protein is encoded by the coding sequence ATGACCGCGCAGACATATGTCCCGTCACATGTCCCGGCTGTGCTGCTCCGTCTCGGCACCGTCACGGCCCTCACGCTCGCCGTGGTGGGGGGAAGCCTACTGGCGCCCGGCGCCACGCCCGACGCGATGGCCGCGGCCATCGCCGCCAAGGCGCTCCACGTGGCCGAGTCGAAGAAGGGATCGCCCTATCAGTACGGGGCCGCGGGACCACACCGTTTCGACTGCTCGGGGCTGACGCTCTACTCGTTCAAGCAGGCGGGCCGCAAGCTGCCCCGCTCCGCCCAGCAGCAGTACAACAGCTCCCGGCATGTCGGCGCCTCTGCCCGCAAGGCCGGAGACCTGGTGTTCTTCCATTCCGGAGGACACGTGTACCACGTGGGGATCTACGCCGGGGACGGAAAGATCTGGCACTCCCCCAAGACCGGCGCGGTGGTCCGTCTCGAACGGATCTGGAGCCACCGCGTCTGGTACGGGCGGGTGGGCTGA
- a CDS encoding ATP-dependent Clp protease proteolytic subunit gives MTHRPAARYVLPEFSERTSSGVRTLDPYSKLFEERIVFLGTPVDDACANDVMAQFMHLEHADPDRDISLYINSPGGSLTAMTAIHDTMRFVTCDVQTFCLGQVSSVAAVLLAAGTPGKRLVQPASRVLLQQPAMEEPLRGQPSDLEIQAAELLRGRTLVTELLARYTGRTAAQVAADIERDVVFDAAGAVAYGLADQVIENRKTSLRGR, from the coding sequence ATGACCCACCGCCCTGCCGCCCGCTACGTCCTGCCCGAGTTCTCGGAGCGCACCTCCTCCGGGGTGCGCACGCTCGATCCGTACTCCAAGCTCTTCGAGGAGCGGATCGTCTTCCTCGGCACCCCGGTCGACGACGCTTGCGCCAACGATGTGATGGCCCAGTTCATGCACCTGGAGCACGCCGATCCCGATCGGGACATCTCGCTCTACATCAACTCCCCCGGCGGCTCGCTCACCGCGATGACCGCGATCCACGACACGATGCGGTTCGTCACCTGCGACGTGCAGACCTTCTGCCTGGGCCAGGTGAGCTCGGTCGCCGCGGTGCTGCTCGCGGCCGGCACGCCCGGCAAGCGCCTGGTGCAGCCCGCTTCCCGGGTGCTCCTCCAGCAGCCCGCGATGGAGGAGCCGCTGCGCGGCCAGCCGTCCGACCTGGAGATCCAGGCCGCCGAACTGCTGAGGGGGCGCACGCTCGTGACCGAGCTGCTCGCCCGGTACACGGGGCGTACGGCCGCGCAGGTGGCCGCCGACATCGAGCGGGACGTGGTCTTCGACGCCGCGGGCGCCGTGGCGTACGGGCTCGCCGACCAGGTGATCGAAAACCGCAAGACGTCGCTGCGCGGCAGGTGA
- a CDS encoding lysophospholipid acyltransferase family protein has translation MFYYAFRLVLLPLLRWLFRPRVEGAGRVPEAGAVILAGNHQSFTDQFLLGVTLRRRLTFLAKQEYFTAPGLTGRATAAFFRALGQIPVDRSGKDAARAAIDTALQVLGGGSVLGVFPEGTRSHDGRLYKGKVGVAAMALRSGAPVVPVAMIGTFEAQPKGRRLPRRVPVTIRFGEPLDFSRYAGMQDERFVLRAVTDEIMYAVQKLSEQEYVDVYAAEARLTMREAEVAAA, from the coding sequence GTGTTCTATTACGCATTCCGCCTCGTGCTGCTGCCGCTGCTGCGGTGGCTGTTCCGCCCGCGCGTCGAAGGGGCCGGGCGGGTGCCGGAGGCCGGTGCGGTGATCCTCGCGGGGAATCACCAGTCGTTCACCGATCAGTTCCTGCTGGGGGTGACGCTCAGGCGCCGGCTGACCTTCCTGGCCAAGCAGGAGTACTTCACCGCGCCGGGGCTCACCGGCCGGGCGACCGCGGCGTTCTTCCGCGCGCTCGGGCAGATCCCGGTCGACCGCTCCGGCAAGGACGCGGCGCGGGCGGCGATCGACACGGCGCTCCAAGTGCTGGGCGGCGGAAGCGTGTTGGGGGTGTTCCCGGAGGGGACCCGGTCGCACGACGGGAGGCTCTACAAGGGCAAGGTGGGGGTGGCGGCGATGGCGCTGCGGTCCGGTGCCCCGGTCGTTCCGGTCGCGATGATCGGCACGTTCGAGGCCCAGCCGAAGGGGCGCCGGCTGCCCCGCCGCGTACCGGTCACCATCCGTTTCGGCGAGCCGCTGGACTTCTCCCGCTACGCGGGGATGCAGGACGAGCGCTTCGTGCTGCGTGCGGTGACCGACGAGATCATGTACGCGGTGCAGAAGCTGTCGGAGCAGGAGTATGTGGACGTGTACGCGGCGGAGGCGAGGCTGACGATGAGGGAAGCGGAGGTGGCCGCCGCCTGA
- a CDS encoding type II toxin-antitoxin system Phd/YefM family antitoxin: MAYEIPVTQARAELAELINRVVYGGERVVVTRHGKPLVALVSAADLEKLESQPEQEGEHVASSVSSVRPLTAAPGENRRFGIAAEHRGPRIGD, encoded by the coding sequence ATGGCCTACGAGATTCCGGTGACGCAAGCCCGCGCAGAGCTCGCCGAGCTGATCAACCGCGTTGTCTACGGCGGTGAGCGCGTGGTGGTGACGCGCCACGGGAAGCCGCTCGTCGCCCTGGTCTCCGCCGCTGACCTGGAGAAACTGGAGAGTCAGCCGGAGCAGGAGGGCGAGCACGTGGCCAGCTCCGTCTCGTCCGTACGGCCCCTGACCGCCGCCCCCGGCGAGAACCGGCGCTTCGGGATCGCCGCAGAGCACCGGGGGCCGCGCATCGGCGACTGA
- a CDS encoding urease subunit gamma: MQLTPHEQERLLIHVAADVAEKRRARGVKLNHPESVALITSHILEGARDGRTVAELMASGRKLLSRDEVMPGIPEMIHDVQVEATFPDGTKLVTVHDPIV; the protein is encoded by the coding sequence GTGCAACTGACGCCGCATGAGCAGGAACGCCTGCTCATCCATGTAGCCGCCGATGTGGCCGAGAAGCGCAGAGCCCGCGGGGTGAAGCTCAACCACCCCGAGTCGGTCGCGCTCATCACCTCGCACATCCTCGAAGGCGCCCGCGACGGCCGCACCGTCGCCGAACTCATGGCGTCGGGACGGAAGTTGCTCTCCCGCGACGAGGTCATGCCGGGCATCCCGGAGATGATCCACGACGTCCAGGTCGAGGCCACCTTCCCCGACGGCACCAAGCTCGTCACCGTCCACGACCCGATCGTCTGA
- a CDS encoding urease subunit beta — protein MIPGEILFADEPVVLNEGRATVRLTVLNAADRPVQVGSHYHFAEANPGLDFDRTVARGKRLNIAAGTAVRFEPGIPVDVELVPLAGLRIVPGLRGESGGALDG, from the coding sequence GTGATCCCCGGAGAGATCCTCTTCGCCGACGAACCCGTTGTTCTCAACGAGGGCCGCGCGACCGTGCGGCTGACCGTCCTGAACGCCGCCGACCGTCCCGTCCAGGTCGGCTCCCACTATCACTTCGCTGAAGCGAACCCCGGGCTCGACTTCGACCGAACGGTTGCCCGGGGCAAGCGGCTCAACATCGCCGCGGGTACCGCCGTCCGCTTCGAACCCGGAATCCCCGTCGACGTGGAACTCGTCCCCCTGGCCGGACTGCGCATCGTCCCGGGCCTGCGCGGCGAAAGTGGAGGTGCCCTCGATGGCTGA
- a CDS encoding urease subunit alpha — translation MAELDRAGYADLFGPTTGDRIRLADTDLLVEIEEDRSGGPGRAGDEAVFGGGKVIRESMGQARTTRAEGAPDTVVTGVVIIDHWGIVKADVGIRDGRVTGIGKAGNPDTMDGVHPELVIGPETEIIAGNGRILTAGAVDTHVHFISPTLIDQALSSGITTLVGGGTGPAEGTKATTITPGPWHLARMFAALENAPVNIGLLGKGNTMSREAMYSQLRGGALGFKIHEDWGATPAVIDACLSVCDETGAQLAIHTDTLNEAGFVGDTLAAIAGRSIHAYHTEGAGGGHAPDIITVVSQPNVLPSSTNPTRPHTVNTIEEHLDMLMVCHHLNPAVPEDLSFAESRIRPSTIAAEDFLHDLGAISIISSDSQAMGRIGEVVLRTWQTAHVMKVRRGALPGDGRADNHRVRRYVAKYTINPAVAQGLDHEIGSVESGKLADLVLWDPAFFGVKPQLVIKGGQIAYAQMGDANASIPTPQPVLPRPMFGAYGKAPAANSFNFVSSAAIEDGLPERLGLDKEFVAIKNTRRVGKADMRQNDALPDVKVDPDTFTVTIDGDVVEPAPAAELPMAQRYFLF, via the coding sequence ATGGCTGAGCTCGACCGTGCCGGCTACGCCGATCTGTTCGGCCCCACCACTGGTGACCGCATCCGGCTCGCGGACACCGACCTGCTGGTCGAGATCGAGGAGGACCGCTCGGGCGGACCCGGCCGCGCGGGCGACGAGGCCGTGTTCGGCGGTGGCAAGGTCATCCGCGAGTCCATGGGGCAGGCCCGGACCACCCGGGCCGAAGGCGCTCCCGACACCGTTGTCACCGGCGTCGTGATCATCGACCACTGGGGCATCGTCAAGGCGGACGTCGGCATCCGCGACGGCCGCGTCACGGGCATCGGCAAGGCCGGCAACCCGGACACCATGGACGGAGTCCACCCGGAGCTCGTCATCGGCCCGGAGACCGAGATCATCGCGGGCAACGGGAGGATCCTCACCGCGGGAGCCGTCGACACCCACGTCCACTTCATCTCGCCCACCCTCATCGACCAGGCGCTCTCCTCCGGCATCACCACGCTGGTCGGCGGCGGCACGGGCCCCGCCGAGGGCACCAAGGCCACCACCATCACGCCGGGCCCCTGGCATCTGGCCCGGATGTTCGCCGCCCTGGAGAACGCGCCCGTCAACATCGGTCTGCTCGGCAAGGGCAACACCATGTCGCGCGAGGCCATGTACTCCCAGCTGCGCGGCGGCGCCCTCGGGTTCAAGATCCATGAGGACTGGGGCGCCACCCCCGCCGTCATCGACGCCTGCCTGAGCGTCTGCGACGAGACCGGCGCCCAACTCGCCATCCACACCGACACGTTGAACGAGGCGGGCTTCGTCGGCGACACGCTCGCCGCCATCGCGGGCCGCTCGATCCACGCGTACCACACCGAAGGCGCGGGCGGCGGCCACGCCCCCGACATCATCACCGTGGTCTCGCAGCCCAACGTGCTGCCCAGCTCCACCAACCCGACCCGGCCGCACACCGTCAACACCATCGAGGAACACCTCGACATGCTGATGGTCTGTCACCACCTGAACCCGGCGGTTCCGGAGGACCTCTCCTTCGCAGAGTCCCGCATCAGGCCCTCGACCATCGCGGCCGAGGACTTCCTGCACGACCTCGGAGCCATCTCGATCATCTCCTCCGACTCCCAGGCGATGGGCCGGATCGGCGAGGTCGTACTGCGCACGTGGCAGACCGCGCACGTCATGAAGGTGCGCCGCGGCGCGCTGCCCGGTGACGGGCGGGCCGACAACCACCGGGTGCGCCGCTATGTCGCCAAGTACACGATCAACCCGGCCGTCGCCCAGGGCCTCGACCACGAGATCGGCTCGGTCGAGAGCGGTAAGCTCGCCGACCTCGTGCTGTGGGACCCCGCGTTCTTCGGTGTCAAGCCGCAGCTCGTCATCAAGGGCGGCCAGATCGCGTACGCGCAGATGGGCGACGCGAACGCGTCGATCCCCACCCCGCAGCCGGTGCTGCCCCGGCCGATGTTCGGTGCGTACGGCAAGGCGCCCGCGGCCAACTCGTTCAACTTCGTCTCATCGGCGGCCATCGAGGACGGTCTTCCCGAACGGCTCGGTCTGGACAAGGAGTTCGTGGCGATCAAGAACACCCGCCGGGTCGGCAAGGCGGACATGCGCCAGAACGACGCCCTGCCGGACGTCAAGGTCGACCCGGACACCTTCACGGTGACCATCGACGGCGACGTGGTGGAACCGGCACCGGCCGCCGAACTCCCCATGGCCCAGCGGTACTTCCTCTTCTGA
- a CDS encoding urease accessory protein UreF: MSRAALLVLADGRFPAGGHAHSGGAEPAVKAGRIKNPADLAEFCRGRLHTAGLTAAALAAAAAAGLDPLALDEAADARTPSPALRATARKLGRQMMRAARATWPCAELDALAAARPRGAHQPIVLGLAARAAGLGPTDAAHCVAYETVSGPATAAVRLLSLDPFDATAVLARLAPELDSVARDAALAAAQAAVEGLDALPAASAPLLDISAQAHAAWPVRLFAS, encoded by the coding sequence ATGAGTCGCGCAGCACTGCTCGTCCTCGCCGACGGCCGGTTCCCCGCCGGTGGCCACGCCCACTCGGGCGGGGCCGAACCGGCCGTCAAGGCGGGCCGCATCAAAAACCCGGCCGACCTCGCGGAGTTCTGCCGGGGCCGACTGCATACGGCGGGCCTCACCGCCGCCGCGCTGGCCGCGGCGGCGGCCGCGGGCCTCGACCCGCTCGCCCTCGACGAGGCGGCCGACGCCCGCACTCCGTCGCCGGCCCTGCGGGCCACGGCCCGCAAGCTCGGCCGCCAGATGATGCGCGCGGCCCGTGCGACCTGGCCGTGCGCCGAGCTCGACGCGCTGGCCGCGGCCCGCCCGCGCGGCGCCCACCAGCCGATCGTGCTCGGTCTCGCCGCGCGCGCGGCCGGGCTCGGGCCGACGGACGCGGCGCACTGCGTGGCGTACGAGACGGTCAGCGGCCCGGCGACGGCGGCCGTACGGCTGTTGAGCCTCGACCCGTTCGACGCGACGGCCGTGCTGGCGCGGCTCGCGCCGGAGCTGGACTCGGTGGCGCGGGATGCCGCGCTCGCCGCCGCTCAGGCGGCGGTCGAGGGTCTCGACGCGCTCCCCGCGGCGTCTGCCCCGCTGCTGGACATCTCCGCGCAGGCGCATGCCGCTTGGCCGGTGCGGCTGTTCGCGTCATAG
- the ureG gene encoding urease accessory protein UreG encodes MHLDHSHEGPAAVSADARRPDGTRRALRIGLGGPVGSGKTATVAALCRALRDELSIAVVTNDIYTREDAAFLLRNAVLPPERIQAVETGACPHTAIRDDISANLEAVEDLEEAVGPLDLILVESGGDNLTATFSKGLVDAQIFVIDVAGGDDIPRKGGPGVTTADLLVVNKTDLAPYVGSDLGRMARDAKEQRAELPVVFQSLRSKDGVAEVAGWVRGQLAAWVA; translated from the coding sequence ATGCACCTCGACCACTCCCACGAAGGCCCCGCCGCCGTCAGCGCGGATGCCCGCCGTCCCGATGGCACCCGGCGTGCTCTGCGCATCGGGCTCGGGGGGCCCGTCGGGTCCGGGAAGACCGCTACCGTCGCCGCGCTCTGCCGGGCCCTGCGCGACGAGCTCTCCATCGCCGTCGTCACCAACGACATCTACACGCGCGAGGACGCCGCCTTCCTGCTGCGCAACGCCGTGCTGCCGCCCGAGCGGATCCAGGCCGTGGAGACCGGGGCCTGCCCGCACACCGCGATCCGCGACGACATCTCCGCCAATCTCGAAGCGGTCGAGGACCTGGAGGAGGCGGTCGGGCCGCTCGATCTGATCCTCGTCGAGTCCGGTGGCGACAACCTGACCGCCACCTTCTCCAAGGGTCTGGTCGACGCCCAGATCTTCGTCATCGACGTGGCCGGCGGCGACGACATCCCGCGTAAGGGCGGCCCCGGCGTCACCACCGCCGACCTGCTCGTCGTCAACAAGACCGACCTCGCCCCGTACGTCGGCTCCGACCTCGGCCGGATGGCCCGCGACGCCAAGGAGCAGCGCGCCGAACTCCCCGTGGTCTTCCAGTCGTTGAGGTCCAAGGACGGGGTCGCCGAGGTCGCCGGATGGGTACGAGGGCAGCTCGCGGCATGGGTGGCCTGA
- a CDS encoding urease accessory protein UreD yields the protein MGGLTAGATGLRATARIVATPEGLPVLEGEGPLALRRTRAKGPWHRVTVIGAMSAPLGGDRIALEAEARAGARLAVDSAAATIALPGRGGEQAHYDVRLTVGEGAELRWLPEQLISAHGSDLRMRTRIDLAAGARLVFREEQVLGRHGEAPGTLTSRLTVYRAGRPLLDQELAFGPGAPGGWDGGAVLGGHRAAGQLLVVEPEFADRLAEPRMLGEHAVLTPLAGPAFLVTALAPDARLLRRTLDEALATAPRDMATAQRNTSYRLSVR from the coding sequence ATGGGTGGCCTGACCGCCGGCGCGACGGGCCTGCGCGCCACCGCCCGCATCGTCGCCACCCCCGAAGGCCTGCCCGTGCTCGAAGGGGAGGGCCCGCTCGCGCTGCGCCGCACCCGGGCGAAGGGGCCGTGGCACCGCGTCACCGTCATCGGCGCGATGAGTGCCCCGCTCGGCGGCGACCGCATCGCCCTCGAAGCGGAGGCGCGCGCAGGCGCGCGGCTCGCCGTGGACTCGGCGGCCGCCACCATCGCGCTGCCCGGCCGCGGCGGCGAACAGGCGCACTACGACGTACGGCTCACCGTCGGCGAGGGCGCCGAACTGCGCTGGCTGCCCGAGCAGCTCATCTCCGCGCACGGCAGCGACCTGCGGATGCGAACACGGATCGACCTCGCGGCCGGCGCCCGCCTGGTGTTCCGCGAGGAACAGGTGCTCGGCCGTCACGGTGAGGCGCCCGGCACCCTCACCAGCCGCCTCACCGTGTACCGCGCCGGCCGCCCGCTCCTGGACCAGGAGCTGGCCTTCGGGCCCGGCGCACCCGGCGGCTGGGACGGGGGAGCGGTGCTCGGCGGCCATCGGGCGGCGGGCCAACTGCTCGTCGTGGAACCGGAGTTCGCCGACCGGCTCGCCGAACCCCGGATGCTCGGCGAGCACGCCGTGCTCACCCCGCTCGCCGGACCGGCCTTCCTCGTGACCGCGCTCGCCCCGGACGCCCGGCTGCTGCGCCGCACACTCGACGAGGCCCTCGCCACGGCACCCCGCGACATGGCGACCGCTCAGCGGAACACCTCGTACCGGCTATCGGTTCGGTAA